The proteins below are encoded in one region of Flammeovirga kamogawensis:
- a CDS encoding YaaW family protein, producing MIHQLLDNFKKRKQIYSSLDNNNLIRFIAQLESDSIFFKKINQPLENIVKAFLLDVISLEYLIEVSIRYYERIVFKITYFENNSNYLFKLDNSNLEAEFLRADQATYYYLELNKTAFDIDLFKQVLEPSVYSTINNPYVVFNELSQDRLREDKIIQLFKDIQLEKSEIKDLLNKKITSTLNENNLINKINNDLEHRKSIRNKFVVKLNEGKLKILLGKDIIDLESYKVEYSIQKNDVFDLTICPVITQNYNLDYKIKFHSPKNRSWRDIDNILYHANKTEIDNLLKILDITSTSLIKEKLQSKSKNLLNSFDEYTYLDVVDKVMNHLSINDSHLTIAQKEQKIVEKSFQKALNKLTKEERLKLEQEFIKEAEKRGLNNVKGFAGVGGSMLLAQASGFGVYMMATTALGALTSALGITLSFGVYTGMTKALSVIIGPVGWIALGGAFVWKAFDSDFKRLTPAVINIHILRKKYLDEDEMYRF from the coding sequence ATGATTCATCAATTACTCGATAACTTTAAAAAGAGAAAACAAATATATTCTTCTTTAGATAACAACAACTTAATAAGGTTCATTGCACAATTAGAAAGTGATTCTATTTTTTTTAAGAAAATTAATCAACCACTTGAGAATATTGTCAAGGCATTTCTTTTAGATGTAATTTCACTAGAATACCTTATTGAGGTTAGTATTAGATATTATGAAAGAATAGTATTTAAAATCACTTATTTTGAAAATAATTCTAATTATTTATTCAAACTAGACAATTCTAATTTAGAAGCTGAATTTTTAAGAGCAGATCAAGCAACTTATTATTATTTAGAGCTAAATAAAACAGCATTTGATATTGATTTATTCAAACAAGTATTAGAACCTTCAGTCTATTCTACTATTAATAACCCTTATGTTGTTTTTAATGAATTATCACAAGACAGATTAAGAGAAGATAAAATAATTCAATTGTTTAAAGATATTCAGCTAGAAAAATCTGAGATAAAAGATCTATTAAACAAAAAAATTACAAGTACCTTAAATGAGAATAACTTAATTAATAAAATTAATAATGATCTAGAGCATAGAAAAAGTATAAGAAATAAATTTGTAGTAAAATTGAATGAAGGTAAATTAAAAATATTATTAGGTAAAGATATTATTGATTTAGAGTCTTATAAAGTAGAGTATTCTATTCAAAAAAATGATGTATTCGATTTAACTATTTGTCCTGTTATAACTCAGAACTACAATCTAGATTATAAAATAAAATTTCATTCTCCGAAAAATAGGAGTTGGAGAGATATTGATAATATTCTATATCATGCGAATAAAACAGAGATTGATAACCTTTTAAAAATTTTAGATATAACATCAACTTCTCTTATTAAAGAGAAACTTCAAAGTAAAAGTAAAAACTTATTAAATAGTTTCGATGAGTATACTTACTTGGATGTTGTAGATAAGGTTATGAATCACTTATCGATAAATGATAGTCACCTTACAATTGCTCAAAAAGAGCAAAAAATTGTTGAAAAGTCTTTTCAAAAGGCACTTAATAAATTAACAAAAGAGGAACGTCTTAAACTTGAACAGGAATTTATTAAAGAAGCCGAAAAAAGAGGTTTAAATAATGTAAAAGGATTTGCAGGTGTTGGAGGATCAATGCTCTTGGCTCAGGCTTCAGGATTTGGCGTTTATATGATGGCAACAACAGCATTAGGTGCTTTAACAAGTGCTTTAGGTATAACATTATCATTTGGTGTATATACAGGTATGACAAAAGCTCTTTCAGTTATAATAGGTCCAGTTGGATGGATTGCTCTTGGAGGTGCTTTTGTTTGGAAAGCATTTGACTCTGATTTTAAACGATTAACTCCAGCTGTTATAAACATCCATATTCTAAGGAAAAAGTATCTAGATGAAGATGAAATGTATAGGTTTTAA